A region of the Candidatus Nanosynbacter lyticus genome:
TAGATGATAGCTTTGTGTGATTAAAGATAAGCTTTCGCCTGTGTTGTCATTTTTATAACGGTTTAGCCAGAGACGATATTGCCTAATTAGCTCTGATGTAATTTTATCAACAGGTATATCACCGGCAAAATCGATAAATCTCTCTAGATAGAGCTGATAATTTATAATAGTTTTTTGACTGCGTCCACTCTCAACTTCCAGGTGTTCTAGAAAATCAGTTAGGGCTTCTGATATAAACATATACTTATTTTACAGTTAGAGGGCTGGTTTATCAAATCATCTATTTTTGGTACTATAATAAAAATAATAATGAGCAAAGGAGCAACCTATGTCAGATAGTGAAAAAAAATATTGTGGCGTTGAAAGAACGTTGATTGTTTTTAAGCCTGATGCTGTTCAGCGAGGAATAGTTGGGGAAATTTTACAACGTTTTGAGCGAGTCGGCTTGAAGATAGTTGGTGTAAAAATGACATCACCGTCTAGAGATCATTACTATGCGCACTATGAGGACATAGGTAAGTTGGCTACGCGTCGGGGCGAGGGTACACTAAACATAACGTTAGATATGATGATGGACGGTCCGGTCATAGCAATGGTATTAGAGGGAGTTGAAGCTGTAGCTGTCGTTAGGAAGATCGTTGGTCCAACTGAGCCAAAGTCAGCAGATATGGGAACCATTCGTGGCGACTATTCTCATATTAGCTTTGGCTATGCTGATGAGTGCCAAAAGGGTGTGCCAAACCTAATCCACGCTTCAGGTGACCCAGAGGAGGCCGTTAGCGAGATTAACCACTGGTTTAAGCCGGAGGAGCTAGTTAGCTATCATACACTAAGTGAGAAGTTTACGCGTTAGGCTGGTCTACCTGAGAGCTACTCGTGGTATAATTAGGTTATGCCTCGGTAGCTCAACTGGATAGAGCAGATCCGTCCTAAGGATAAGGTTGCAGGTTCGACTCCTGCCCGGGGTACCACGTATATGACAGGACAGCTAAAAGATAAGCAATTTGATGGACAGCGTGACGGGGAGCAGCTATTGTTCGTATTTCGTCGTCATATTATTGCTATGCGTAAAGGGTTTTACCTACTTCTCGGGTCAATGGCGTTCGGGTCGTTGCCGTTTCTTATCTGGCAAGATAACCTGAATTTATTATGGTTGTTTCTTGGTAGTTTTGTTTTTGGTCTGGTACTGTTTTCTTACCATTTTTTGATGTGGTTTTACACTTATTACATTGTTACAGATCAGAGAATCCGTCAAATTACACAGCATGGTTTTTTTGGTAAGGACGTAATTGAGCTGAAATTATCAAAAATTCAAAATATTAGCTATAATATTCCAGGATTTAGTGGGGAGATGTTTAAGTTTGGCACAATTATTATTCAGACGTTTGTTGGTGATCTTGTTATAAAAAATGTAGAGCATCCGGACGATGTCTATAATAAACTACAGGATGCGGTAGAACTTTCGGCGAAAAAGGAGGGTGATAATGAAAAATCTATTGAATCGTAAAGATAAAAAACAACCAAAGAAGCTACCTACGAGGATTACAAATGATACTGTAGCTCAGCATCGCGAAAAGGTCTTGGCGGCTGGTCGTAAGCATAAATATCCCATCCAGTATACTAAGCGTCGGTTGGTATGGATAACAATGTTTGTTAGCGTGGCAATTTTAGCTATTTTCGTTGGTCTTGGTTGGGCTCAGCTGTACTTGTGGAAAGATACTAGTGATATTGCCTATAGAATTACTAAAATTTTGCCTCTTCCAGTGGCGAATATAGATGGAGAAAATGCGAATTATAGTGATTATTTGCTGTACCATCGAAGCTCGCTGGCTGTTCTGCAGACCCAAGGGCAATCTGATCAAAAAGACAAAGTTAAGTTTTATCAAAATCAGTCAATAAATAAAGCCCTAGAGGTCGCATACGCTAAAAGGCTTGCAAGAGAAAATAATATTACAGTTGACGATAACAAGGTTCAGGATCTAATTAAAAAGCAACAAGAATCCAGCAAACTTTCACAGTCTGCTTATGAATCTGTAGTAAAAGATAATCTGCACTGGTCTATGGATGAGTTAAAGATAGCAATGAAATACACCTTATTAAAGCAGGAAGTATCGTTTAAGATTGATAAGACGGCTGACGATTTGGTGTCTACTATCCAAAATAAGGTGAAGAGTGGAAAATCTTTAAAAGATATTGCTGATGAGATGGGCAATAAAGTCCAGCCTGTATTTAATCTGTCTGTTTCTACGGACAACTCTGATGGTGGATTGACAAAATCTGCTACATTGCTAGCAAAAGGTAAAATATCAGAACCACTAAAAACCTTAGCTGGCGACGGCTACTATTTTGTGACACTTAACAGTTTTGAGGATAATACGGTAAATTATTCTTACGTTAAGGTGCCGCTAACAGAATTTAATAATCGGTTTAATTATCTTAAGAACAACAATAAGGTAAAATATTTTATCTCCATTGATAAATAATCTTTTTGGTTTGAAAAACCCTCTATTTTTGTTATAATTTCTTAAGGAGTTTGCCGTTGTAGCTCAGCTGGTAGAGCAGCTCATTCGTAACGAGCAGGTCGCTGGTTCAAGCCCAGTCAACGGCTCCATTTTATGAAAGATACTATCAATAAATCGATAAAAACCGTTTTAAGCGATCGTGGAATATCTATCCTTTTGATTGTTAATATCATAGTTTTTATTGCTATCTCCATATTCTTGATAACATCTATTAAGCATAGCGAAGCGCAGGTTATCACTCGCTACACTGCGTATGGAGTTGCAAACTTTTATAGAAACCATTGGTACAGTTTGTTCGGATATATTGCTCTAGCTTTTATGATTGTATTTGGACATTCTATATTAAGCATTAAGTTGGTTTCGTTAGAAAAGCGCAGTATGGCTGTATTTTTTCTGTGGTTGACTTTGGGAATCTTGATTGTTTTGACTGCATTGGCATATTCAATTATTAAAATTGCATCATTAGGATAAATGTATGGATATTGAAATTCCACTTGGCAAACGAACAAAAAAATATCGATTTTTTGAAATATTACCGGGATTGTTAAGCTACGGAGCTATCATTCTCCTCATTATTCTATCGATAGTTAATCCTATTCTGGCGTCAATATATCTTCTGACTATTATTTTAGTAGCTTTTGTGAAGACGATTGCCATTAGCTATAGGGTGGTTAGTGGTCACAGAAACATGGAAAGAGCATCTAGGGTTGATTGGAGCAGGCGTTTAATGGACTTAGAGAGTCCAAAAGAATCGTATTCTAGGTTGAGAGATATCCCCTCTGGGGCGTTGCTTTATAAACAACACTTAGAGAATCTGAGGTTTATGTCAGCTGCAGAGGAA
Encoded here:
- a CDS encoding PH domain-containing protein encodes the protein MTGQLKDKQFDGQRDGEQLLFVFRRHIIAMRKGFYLLLGSMAFGSLPFLIWQDNLNLLWLFLGSFVFGLVLFSYHFLMWFYTYYIVTDQRIRQITQHGFFGKDVIELKLSKIQNISYNIPGFSGEMFKFGTIIIQTFVGDLVIKNVEHPDDVYNKLQDAVELSAKKEGDNEKSIES
- a CDS encoding SurA N-terminal domain-containing protein; its protein translation is MKNLLNRKDKKQPKKLPTRITNDTVAQHREKVLAAGRKHKYPIQYTKRRLVWITMFVSVAILAIFVGLGWAQLYLWKDTSDIAYRITKILPLPVANIDGENANYSDYLLYHRSSLAVLQTQGQSDQKDKVKFYQNQSINKALEVAYAKRLARENNITVDDNKVQDLIKKQQESSKLSQSAYESVVKDNLHWSMDELKIAMKYTLLKQEVSFKIDKTADDLVSTIQNKVKSGKSLKDIADEMGNKVQPVFNLSVSTDNSDGGLTKSATLLAKGKISEPLKTLAGDGYYFVTLNSFEDNTVNYSYVKVPLTEFNNRFNYLKNNNKVKYFISIDK
- a CDS encoding nucleoside-diphosphate kinase; its protein translation is MSDSEKKYCGVERTLIVFKPDAVQRGIVGEILQRFERVGLKIVGVKMTSPSRDHYYAHYEDIGKLATRRGEGTLNITLDMMMDGPVIAMVLEGVEAVAVVRKIVGPTEPKSADMGTIRGDYSHISFGYADECQKGVPNLIHASGDPEEAVSEINHWFKPEELVSYHTLSEKFTR